From a single Entelurus aequoreus isolate RoL-2023_Sb linkage group LG12, RoL_Eaeq_v1.1, whole genome shotgun sequence genomic region:
- the tkfc gene encoding triokinase/FMN cyclase isoform X2 produces MKRPQKKLINSAEDCVDEALCGLVRASGGLSLLQGHRVVLRSDLDNVRGKVALLAGGGSGHEPAHGGYVGAGMLSAAVAGGVFASPPPAGILAAILCLHNAGASGVLVIVTNYTGDRLNFGLATEQACNRGVAVNMIIIADDCAFERPTKAGRRGLCGTVLIHKLAGALADEGCSLDHIVAMVTEVLKGTGTLGVSLSPCSVPGCRPSFELPPGDMELGLGIHGEPGVKRSKVDSADQVVSAMIDHMTNAENQSHLHLTKGDQLIVCVNNLGALSGLEMAVATRAAIISLENRGMVVARVMSGSFMTSLEMAGMSLTLMTASSEILRLFDAKTSAPAWPNLSSVHVSGRNHLTDAPSVPTGVHSDTQPEGPNGAVMRAVLGRVCSTLLEKQEELNALDRASGDGDCGNTHTQAARAIRVWLQSHIVPGCPKQLLSALAKLVQEKMGGSSGALYSLFLTAAAGHMTERQSSAAAWAGAMHAGMLAMRRYGGADPGDRTMLDALCPAVDELMKLNTAPPGAEMTVLQAAIQRAAAGAESTRSLVAKAGRASYIASERLTLPDPGAKAIVAILSAVFEALNEQR; encoded by the exons CCCCAAAAGAAGCTAATCAACTCTGCAGAGGACTGTGTTGACGAGGCTCTCTGTGGTCTTGTCAGGGCCTCCGGTGGCCTCTCTCTGCTGCAGGGCCACCGTGTCGTTCTTCGTTCCGACCTGGACAATGTGAGGGGCAAAGTGGCACTGCTGGCAGGAGGAGGCTCAGGCCACGAGCCCGCACACGGGG GGTATGTGGGTGCTGGGATGTTGTCTGCAGCAGTAGCAGGAGGAGTGTTTGCGTCTCCGCCTCCTGCTGGAATCCTGGCTGCCATTCTGTGCCTACACAATGCTG GAGCATCTGGGGTCCTTGTCATTGTAACAAACTACACCGGAGATCGCCTCAACTTTGGACTGGCCACAGAGCAAGCGTGCAACCGTGGTGTGGCTGTCAATATGATCATCATTGCTGATGACTGCGCCTTTGAACGCCCCACGAAGGCGGGGAGAAGGGGCTTGTGTGGCACTGTTCTCATTCACAAG CTGGCAGGTGCCTTAGCAGATGAAGGTTGCTCATTGGACCAcattgttgccatggtgacagagGTGTTAAAGGGCACAG GTACACTTGGAGTCAGTCTATCCCCGTGCAGCGTTCCCGGATGTCGGCCTTCTTTTGAGCTTCCCCCAGGGGATATGGAGCTCGGCTTAG GAATCCATGGAGAACCTGGTGTCAAAAGGTCAAAG GTGGATTCTGCAGACCAAGTGGTGTCAGCCATGATTGATCACATGACCAATGCAGAGAATCAGTCACACTTGCACCTGACGAAAG GTGACCAGCTCATTGTGTGCGTGAACAATCTGGGAGCGCTGTCAGGTCTGGAGATGGCCGTGGCGACGCGGGCCGCGATCATCAGTCTGG AAAACCGTGGGATGGTAGTCGCAAGGGTGATGTCTGGGTCTTTCATGACATCACTAGAGATGGCTGGAATGTCGTTGACACTGATGACGGCCAGTTCGGAAATACTTAGACTCTTTG ATGCCAAGACCAGTGCCCCCGCATGGCCAAATCTCAgcagtgtgcatgtgagtggacGCAACCACCTCACGGACGCCCCCAGTGTGCCCACAGGAGTGCACAGCGATACACAGCCAGAAG GACCAAACGGTGCTGTGATGCGGGCTGTGTTGGGGAGGGTTTGTTCCACACTTTTGGAAAAACAGGAGGAGCTCAACGCTTTGGATCGTGCTTCTGGGGACGGCGACTGCGGGAACACTCACACGCAGGCGGCCAGAG CCATTCGGGTGTGGCTCCAGAGTCACATAGTCCCCGGTTGCCCCAAGCAACTGTTATCCGCCCTCGCTAAATTGGTGCAAGAGAAAATGGGCGGGTCTTCAGGAGCA TTGTACAGCTTGTTCCTCACGGCAGCTGCCGGTCACATGACAGAGAGGCAAAGCAGTGCTGCAGCGTGGGCCggtgcaatgcatgctgggatgCTGGCCATGAGAAG ATATGGCGGCGCTGATCCAGGGGACAGAACCATG TTGGACGCTCTGTGTCCTGCTGTAGACGAGCTGATGAAACTAAACACAGCACCTCCCGGTGCAGAGATGACCGTACTGCAAGCTGCTATACAG AGAGCTGCTGCTGGCGCAGAATCCACTCGCAGCCTTGTGGCTAAGGCGGGTCGAGCCAGCTACATCGCCTCTGAGCGACTCACTCTCCCCGACCCCGGGGCCAAGGCCATTGTCGCCATTTTGAGTGCCGTATTTGAGGCGCTTAATGAGCAGCGGTAG
- the tkfc gene encoding triokinase/FMN cyclase isoform X1 — MFKVHCKLRVHLHLGEKVVMEPQKKLINSAEDCVDEALCGLVRASGGLSLLQGHRVVLRSDLDNVRGKVALLAGGGSGHEPAHGGYVGAGMLSAAVAGGVFASPPPAGILAAILCLHNAGASGVLVIVTNYTGDRLNFGLATEQACNRGVAVNMIIIADDCAFERPTKAGRRGLCGTVLIHKLAGALADEGCSLDHIVAMVTEVLKGTGTLGVSLSPCSVPGCRPSFELPPGDMELGLGIHGEPGVKRSKVDSADQVVSAMIDHMTNAENQSHLHLTKGDQLIVCVNNLGALSGLEMAVATRAAIISLENRGMVVARVMSGSFMTSLEMAGMSLTLMTASSEILRLFDAKTSAPAWPNLSSVHVSGRNHLTDAPSVPTGVHSDTQPEGPNGAVMRAVLGRVCSTLLEKQEELNALDRASGDGDCGNTHTQAARAIRVWLQSHIVPGCPKQLLSALAKLVQEKMGGSSGALYSLFLTAAAGHMTERQSSAAAWAGAMHAGMLAMRRYGGADPGDRTMLDALCPAVDELMKLNTAPPGAEMTVLQAAIQRAAAGAESTRSLVAKAGRASYIASERLTLPDPGAKAIVAILSAVFEALNEQR, encoded by the exons CCCCAAAAGAAGCTAATCAACTCTGCAGAGGACTGTGTTGACGAGGCTCTCTGTGGTCTTGTCAGGGCCTCCGGTGGCCTCTCTCTGCTGCAGGGCCACCGTGTCGTTCTTCGTTCCGACCTGGACAATGTGAGGGGCAAAGTGGCACTGCTGGCAGGAGGAGGCTCAGGCCACGAGCCCGCACACGGGG GGTATGTGGGTGCTGGGATGTTGTCTGCAGCAGTAGCAGGAGGAGTGTTTGCGTCTCCGCCTCCTGCTGGAATCCTGGCTGCCATTCTGTGCCTACACAATGCTG GAGCATCTGGGGTCCTTGTCATTGTAACAAACTACACCGGAGATCGCCTCAACTTTGGACTGGCCACAGAGCAAGCGTGCAACCGTGGTGTGGCTGTCAATATGATCATCATTGCTGATGACTGCGCCTTTGAACGCCCCACGAAGGCGGGGAGAAGGGGCTTGTGTGGCACTGTTCTCATTCACAAG CTGGCAGGTGCCTTAGCAGATGAAGGTTGCTCATTGGACCAcattgttgccatggtgacagagGTGTTAAAGGGCACAG GTACACTTGGAGTCAGTCTATCCCCGTGCAGCGTTCCCGGATGTCGGCCTTCTTTTGAGCTTCCCCCAGGGGATATGGAGCTCGGCTTAG GAATCCATGGAGAACCTGGTGTCAAAAGGTCAAAG GTGGATTCTGCAGACCAAGTGGTGTCAGCCATGATTGATCACATGACCAATGCAGAGAATCAGTCACACTTGCACCTGACGAAAG GTGACCAGCTCATTGTGTGCGTGAACAATCTGGGAGCGCTGTCAGGTCTGGAGATGGCCGTGGCGACGCGGGCCGCGATCATCAGTCTGG AAAACCGTGGGATGGTAGTCGCAAGGGTGATGTCTGGGTCTTTCATGACATCACTAGAGATGGCTGGAATGTCGTTGACACTGATGACGGCCAGTTCGGAAATACTTAGACTCTTTG ATGCCAAGACCAGTGCCCCCGCATGGCCAAATCTCAgcagtgtgcatgtgagtggacGCAACCACCTCACGGACGCCCCCAGTGTGCCCACAGGAGTGCACAGCGATACACAGCCAGAAG GACCAAACGGTGCTGTGATGCGGGCTGTGTTGGGGAGGGTTTGTTCCACACTTTTGGAAAAACAGGAGGAGCTCAACGCTTTGGATCGTGCTTCTGGGGACGGCGACTGCGGGAACACTCACACGCAGGCGGCCAGAG CCATTCGGGTGTGGCTCCAGAGTCACATAGTCCCCGGTTGCCCCAAGCAACTGTTATCCGCCCTCGCTAAATTGGTGCAAGAGAAAATGGGCGGGTCTTCAGGAGCA TTGTACAGCTTGTTCCTCACGGCAGCTGCCGGTCACATGACAGAGAGGCAAAGCAGTGCTGCAGCGTGGGCCggtgcaatgcatgctgggatgCTGGCCATGAGAAG ATATGGCGGCGCTGATCCAGGGGACAGAACCATG TTGGACGCTCTGTGTCCTGCTGTAGACGAGCTGATGAAACTAAACACAGCACCTCCCGGTGCAGAGATGACCGTACTGCAAGCTGCTATACAG AGAGCTGCTGCTGGCGCAGAATCCACTCGCAGCCTTGTGGCTAAGGCGGGTCGAGCCAGCTACATCGCCTCTGAGCGACTCACTCTCCCCGACCCCGGGGCCAAGGCCATTGTCGCCATTTTGAGTGCCGTATTTGAGGCGCTTAATGAGCAGCGGTAG
- the tkfc gene encoding triokinase/FMN cyclase isoform X3, with product MLSAAVAGGVFASPPPAGILAAILCLHNAGASGVLVIVTNYTGDRLNFGLATEQACNRGVAVNMIIIADDCAFERPTKAGRRGLCGTVLIHKLAGALADEGCSLDHIVAMVTEVLKGTGTLGVSLSPCSVPGCRPSFELPPGDMELGLGIHGEPGVKRSKVDSADQVVSAMIDHMTNAENQSHLHLTKGDQLIVCVNNLGALSGLEMAVATRAAIISLENRGMVVARVMSGSFMTSLEMAGMSLTLMTASSEILRLFDAKTSAPAWPNLSSVHVSGRNHLTDAPSVPTGVHSDTQPEGPNGAVMRAVLGRVCSTLLEKQEELNALDRASGDGDCGNTHTQAARAIRVWLQSHIVPGCPKQLLSALAKLVQEKMGGSSGALYSLFLTAAAGHMTERQSSAAAWAGAMHAGMLAMRRYGGADPGDRTMLDALCPAVDELMKLNTAPPGAEMTVLQAAIQRAAAGAESTRSLVAKAGRASYIASERLTLPDPGAKAIVAILSAVFEALNEQR from the exons ATGTTGTCTGCAGCAGTAGCAGGAGGAGTGTTTGCGTCTCCGCCTCCTGCTGGAATCCTGGCTGCCATTCTGTGCCTACACAATGCTG GAGCATCTGGGGTCCTTGTCATTGTAACAAACTACACCGGAGATCGCCTCAACTTTGGACTGGCCACAGAGCAAGCGTGCAACCGTGGTGTGGCTGTCAATATGATCATCATTGCTGATGACTGCGCCTTTGAACGCCCCACGAAGGCGGGGAGAAGGGGCTTGTGTGGCACTGTTCTCATTCACAAG CTGGCAGGTGCCTTAGCAGATGAAGGTTGCTCATTGGACCAcattgttgccatggtgacagagGTGTTAAAGGGCACAG GTACACTTGGAGTCAGTCTATCCCCGTGCAGCGTTCCCGGATGTCGGCCTTCTTTTGAGCTTCCCCCAGGGGATATGGAGCTCGGCTTAG GAATCCATGGAGAACCTGGTGTCAAAAGGTCAAAG GTGGATTCTGCAGACCAAGTGGTGTCAGCCATGATTGATCACATGACCAATGCAGAGAATCAGTCACACTTGCACCTGACGAAAG GTGACCAGCTCATTGTGTGCGTGAACAATCTGGGAGCGCTGTCAGGTCTGGAGATGGCCGTGGCGACGCGGGCCGCGATCATCAGTCTGG AAAACCGTGGGATGGTAGTCGCAAGGGTGATGTCTGGGTCTTTCATGACATCACTAGAGATGGCTGGAATGTCGTTGACACTGATGACGGCCAGTTCGGAAATACTTAGACTCTTTG ATGCCAAGACCAGTGCCCCCGCATGGCCAAATCTCAgcagtgtgcatgtgagtggacGCAACCACCTCACGGACGCCCCCAGTGTGCCCACAGGAGTGCACAGCGATACACAGCCAGAAG GACCAAACGGTGCTGTGATGCGGGCTGTGTTGGGGAGGGTTTGTTCCACACTTTTGGAAAAACAGGAGGAGCTCAACGCTTTGGATCGTGCTTCTGGGGACGGCGACTGCGGGAACACTCACACGCAGGCGGCCAGAG CCATTCGGGTGTGGCTCCAGAGTCACATAGTCCCCGGTTGCCCCAAGCAACTGTTATCCGCCCTCGCTAAATTGGTGCAAGAGAAAATGGGCGGGTCTTCAGGAGCA TTGTACAGCTTGTTCCTCACGGCAGCTGCCGGTCACATGACAGAGAGGCAAAGCAGTGCTGCAGCGTGGGCCggtgcaatgcatgctgggatgCTGGCCATGAGAAG ATATGGCGGCGCTGATCCAGGGGACAGAACCATG TTGGACGCTCTGTGTCCTGCTGTAGACGAGCTGATGAAACTAAACACAGCACCTCCCGGTGCAGAGATGACCGTACTGCAAGCTGCTATACAG AGAGCTGCTGCTGGCGCAGAATCCACTCGCAGCCTTGTGGCTAAGGCGGGTCGAGCCAGCTACATCGCCTCTGAGCGACTCACTCTCCCCGACCCCGGGGCCAAGGCCATTGTCGCCATTTTGAGTGCCGTATTTGAGGCGCTTAATGAGCAGCGGTAG
- the LOC133661965 gene encoding E3 ubiquitin-protein ligase TRIM39 produces the protein MSLNTFLDGDQFTCSICLDIFNNPSSTPCGHSFCVTCINQYWDGAKECQCPLCKRTFQKRPDLQINRTLREITEQYRSMSAGHGGLAKDKKVRVQDGAMPSDLINELTKRLPRVPPKTSPNSREVVTTPMASSVPNQSPISVASGANEELPAIALPSQLFARRRFTMSGVASSPNIPICQIHQRGIMIICLTDGEYICPNCEAEEHSNHDTVKVEDVWIEKQAQLKETEQKIQEMIQQRLRKIEEIRISVANMKLAVEQETASSVCIFSELVAAIERSQADVIFSMEVNRKTSEQLADTMVQQLEQEVKELQQRERAVATLSTSDDYVQGIKSFPRVCSIPPTKDWSGVSVASDLGTSAIYKSLAAQVDKFQERLRSVTETGFIASLLEASPTRPQPRMRRVQEYSTDVTLDSNTAHPRLILSDSMKSVRCSERHQLLPDNTERFDRVVCVLGREAISSGRHYWEVLVGGKTDWDLGVARQSSNRKGKIDVTPSNGYWFLSLRDKNKYAFRTEPSTDVHLNLRPNKIGIFVDYERGQVSFYNVDAKIHIYTFNDNFTECILPFFSPCTNKSGKNDGPLVITPVDKSD, from the exons ATGTCCTTAAACACTTTTCTGGACGGCGATCAGTTCACGTGTTCCATCTGCTTGGACATCTTCAATAACCCGTCCTCCACGCCATGCGGTCACAGCTTCTGTGTCACCTGCATCAACCAGTACTGGGACGGGGCCAAG GAATGTCAATGTCCTCTGTGCAAAAGGACCTTCCAGAAGCGTCCGGACCTCCAGATCAACAGGACGCTGCGTGAGATCACAGAGCAGTACAGATCCATGTCTGCAGGGCATGGGGGGTTGGCGAAGGACAAGAAAGTACGTGTACAAGATGGCGCTATGCCCAGCGATTTAATAAATGAACTGACCAAAAGGCTTCCACGTGTTCCGCCCAAAACGTCCCCGAACAGCAGGGAAGTAG TCACAACTCCTATGGCGTCTTCCGTCCCTAACCAAAGTCCGATCTCTGTGGCAAGCGGAGCCAATGAAGAGCTTCCAGCCATTGCTTTACCGTCCCAGTTGTTCGCCCGAAGAAGGTTCACCATGAGTGGAGTAGCCAGCAGCCCAAACATTCCCATCTGCCAGATCCACCAGAGGGGCATCATG ATCATCTGTCTGACCGACGGGGAGTACATCTGTCCCAACTGTGAGGCTGAGGAGCATTCCAATCACGACACGGTGAAGGTGGAAGATGTGTGGATAGAAAAGCAG GCCCAGCTGAAGGAGACGGAACAGAAGATCCAGGAGATGATCCAACAAAGACTCCGGAAGATTGAAGAGATCCGAATATCAGTAGCAAACATGAAG CTAGCAGTGGAGCAGGAGACGGCCAGCAGTGTGTGCATATTCTCTGAGCTGGTGGCAGCCATCGAACGCTCGCAAGCGGATGTAATTTTCTCCATGGAGGTCAACCGGAAGACATCTGAGCAACTGGCAGACACCATGGTACAGCAGCTGGAGCAGGAAGTGAAGGAACTCCAACAGCGGGAAAGAGCGGTTGCCACACTGTCAACTTCTGACGACTACGTACAAGGCATTAAG AGTTTCCCTAGGGTCTGCAGCATTCCACCCACCAAAGACTGGTCTGGCGTGTCTGTGGCGTCTGACCTGGGCACAAGCGCCATCTACAAGTCGCTGGCGGCTCAGGTGGACAAGTTCCAGGAGCGGCTAAGGAGCGTAACCGAGACAG GTTTTATTGCCTCATTGCTGGAAGCCAGTCCAACACGTCCTCAGCCCA GGATGAGGAGGGTCCAGGAGTATTCAA CTGATGTGACACTGGACAGCAACACAGCCCACCCCAGATTGATCCTGTCAGACAGCATGAAGAGT GTAAGGTGCAGCGAGCGGCACCAGCTGCTTCCGGACAACACAGAAAGGTTTGACAGGGTGGTCTGTGTCCTGGGGAGAGAGGCCATCAGCTCTGGGCGACACTACTGGGAG GTGCTTGTGGGCGGCAAGACTGACTGGGACCTGGGGGTCGCTAGACAATCCAGCAACAGGAAGGGCAAGATTGATGTCACGCCAAGTAACGGATACTGGTTCCTCAGTTTGAGAGACAA GAACAAATATGCCTTCCGCACAGAGCCCTCCACAGACGTCCACCTGAACCTTCGGCCAAACAAGATTGGAATATTTGTCGACTATGAGAGAGGACAGGTTTCCTTCTACAACGTGGACGCTAAAATCCACATCTACACCTTCAACGACAACTTCACAGAGTGTATCTTGCCCTTCTTCAGCCCGTGCACCAACAAGTCGGGAAAGAACGATGGACCGCTCGTCATCACGCCGGTCGACAAGTCGGACTGA